The proteins below come from a single Chryseobacterium sp. MA9 genomic window:
- a CDS encoding rhodanese-like domain-containing protein, whose product MSLIEVIQSGNYELIDVREPMELEMDGNIDGAKNIPLGEVEDRQDEILSIEKPVILFCRSGNRSGKALEYLNSQGLKDGYNGGGWAELKAVLEANQGTF is encoded by the coding sequence ATGTCTTTAATAGAAGTAATACAATCCGGAAACTATGAATTAATCGACGTCCGTGAGCCAATGGAGCTTGAAATGGACGGTAATATAGATGGTGCTAAGAATATTCCTCTAGGTGAAGTAGAAGATAGACAGGATGAGATTCTATCTATTGAAAAGCCGGTAATCTTATTCTGCAGAAGTGGAAACAGAAGCGGAAAAGCATTGGAGTATCTTAACAGTCAAGGATTAAAGGACGGTTATAACGGCGGAGGCTGGGCTGAGCTAAAGGCTGTTCTGGAAGCAAATCAGGGAACTTTTTAA
- the gldD gene encoding gliding motility lipoprotein GldD, whose product MIKKVIFIFVSLLLISCGKDPSPKPYGELRLEYPAPKYQKFENDCAYTFEYSDFASIAPAKKPCWFYVNYPKMKAKLFVTYYPIQNDFADHIKEAEKMVYEHTIKASSIDTKSFEYPEKKVYGNFYELKGQSASNLQFYITDSTKHFVTAYLYFNTRPKPDSLAPAVNYIKNDMKHMLDSFEWKK is encoded by the coding sequence ATGATTAAAAAAGTCATTTTTATTTTTGTATCACTGCTTTTAATTTCATGTGGAAAAGACCCTTCCCCAAAACCTTATGGAGAACTGCGTCTTGAATATCCAGCACCGAAATACCAAAAGTTTGAAAACGATTGTGCCTATACCTTTGAGTACTCGGACTTTGCTTCTATTGCACCTGCTAAAAAACCTTGCTGGTTCTATGTGAATTATCCTAAAATGAAGGCGAAGCTTTTCGTTACCTATTACCCTATACAAAATGACTTTGCAGACCATATAAAAGAAGCTGAAAAAATGGTATATGAGCATACCATCAAAGCCAGTTCCATAGATACGAAATCCTTTGAATACCCTGAAAAGAAAGTATACGGAAACTTCTATGAACTGAAAGGACAGAGTGCTTCCAACCTTCAGTTTTACATTACAGACAGTACGAAACACTTCGTTACTGCTTACTTATACTTTAATACGAGACCGAAACCGGACTCTCTGGCGCCTGCAGTGAACTATATCAAGAATGATATGAAACACATGCTGGATTCTTTTGAATGGAAAAAATAA
- the mutY gene encoding A/G-specific adenine glycosylase has product MEKDNSNSDFLHIGSKILGWYSNNARDLPFRQTKDPYKIWICEIVFQQTRISQGLNHYNNFIKRFPDVKTLAEAEENEVLLYWKGLGYYSRAINIHKASQQIMNDYQGVFPNQYEEILKLKGVGKYTAAAVSSICFGGRMPAVDGNFYRVLSRLFADDFDISNSRAFTYFSELAALVMPENVGDFNQAMMDIGSEICKPKNPLCGECPVNEDCLAFSMQKTSDYPVKTKKIKAEDLALTYYFVHRNGKFLIRQRKDDFIWKKLFEFPDTISSEMEAFITGSKTVNHKLTHKNLSIEILNVEVTSEKIWNDFIAENQYLITDVEGSHEKSFPKPLENYIQNSLKD; this is encoded by the coding sequence TTGGAGAAGGATAACAGCAATTCAGATTTTCTACACATTGGCAGCAAAATTCTGGGATGGTACAGTAATAATGCAAGAGATCTGCCTTTCAGACAGACAAAAGATCCGTACAAAATCTGGATCTGTGAAATTGTATTTCAGCAGACGAGGATCAGTCAGGGACTAAATCATTACAATAATTTCATTAAAAGATTTCCCGATGTAAAAACGCTGGCGGAAGCTGAGGAAAATGAAGTTTTACTTTATTGGAAAGGATTAGGCTATTATTCAAGGGCCATCAATATTCATAAAGCTTCCCAACAGATCATGAATGATTATCAGGGTGTGTTTCCCAATCAGTATGAAGAAATTCTAAAATTAAAAGGAGTAGGGAAATATACTGCTGCGGCTGTTTCAAGCATATGTTTTGGTGGAAGAATGCCCGCTGTTGACGGGAATTTCTACCGCGTTCTGAGTCGCCTTTTTGCAGATGATTTTGATATTTCGAATTCAAGAGCCTTCACTTATTTTTCTGAACTGGCTGCTTTGGTGATGCCGGAAAATGTGGGTGATTTTAATCAGGCGATGATGGACATAGGTTCAGAAATCTGTAAGCCCAAAAATCCACTTTGCGGGGAGTGTCCTGTGAATGAAGACTGCCTTGCATTTTCTATGCAGAAAACTTCAGACTATCCGGTAAAAACAAAAAAAATAAAAGCAGAAGATCTTGCTTTGACCTATTATTTTGTTCATAGAAACGGAAAGTTTTTAATTCGTCAGAGAAAAGATGATTTCATTTGGAAAAAACTGTTTGAATTTCCTGACACTATTTCTTCGGAAATGGAAGCATTCATTACAGGTTCAAAAACAGTCAATCATAAATTGACTCATAAGAATTTAAGTATTGAAATATTGAATGTTGAAGTCACTTCAGAAAAGATATGGAATGATTTTATAGCTGAAAATCAATACCTGATTACAGATGTTGAAGGCTCTCATGAAAAATCGTTTCCAAAGCCTCTGGAAAATTACATTCAAAACTCTCTGAAAGACTGA
- a CDS encoding peptidylprolyl isomerase has product MTNKLKITFLLGVFIMIFSSNMMNAQLKQGDLVDGIAAVIGDEIVLESDVLEQMNYGKQQGAANTDKCEFLENLISNKLLVYEAKKDTLIENRSAAIKEQANAKYRQLLSQFPDEKTLLAAYKFRNAYEMKNAIEKIDTDQYYGQAKYQRVTDKADVTPNEVTDFYNMYKSQLPQVKDEVTLAQIMIYPTLTEAHKQELINRLKKIKQDILGGETFESQARIYSEDEGSAANGGLYKNINKGQMVKPFEAAALNLQENEISDPIESEFGFHIIQLLKRSGKVYDARHILLKAVPTDDELKTAKAKLDSIRGLILNGKMTFKDAAFKFSDDKRTKFNAGVIPGADGSDKIERESIPGTISYELAGLNKGDMTTAFEDEENKRKQIKIIKIEDVIPSHQITLETDFSRIKQMALNKKKSEMVEKFVNSKLPTTFISIDGRYDSCSFKSNWKKQSMAK; this is encoded by the coding sequence ATGACAAATAAACTAAAAATCACTTTTCTTCTTGGGGTTTTCATCATGATATTCTCTTCAAATATGATGAATGCTCAGTTAAAACAAGGAGATTTGGTGGATGGTATTGCAGCTGTTATCGGGGATGAGATTGTTTTGGAATCTGATGTACTTGAACAAATGAATTATGGGAAACAGCAGGGAGCTGCCAATACAGATAAGTGTGAGTTCCTGGAAAACCTTATCAGCAACAAGCTTCTTGTATACGAAGCAAAAAAAGATACCTTAATTGAAAACCGTTCTGCAGCAATCAAAGAACAGGCTAACGCAAAATACCGTCAGTTGCTTTCTCAATTTCCGGATGAAAAAACATTGCTTGCCGCCTATAAGTTCAGAAACGCTTATGAGATGAAAAACGCTATCGAAAAGATAGACACAGACCAGTATTACGGACAGGCAAAATACCAGAGAGTTACCGATAAAGCTGACGTTACTCCAAATGAGGTGACTGATTTCTACAATATGTATAAATCACAGCTGCCACAGGTAAAAGATGAGGTTACTTTAGCTCAGATTATGATCTATCCTACTTTAACAGAAGCACACAAACAAGAGCTTATCAACAGATTGAAAAAGATCAAGCAGGATATTCTTGGAGGGGAAACTTTCGAGAGCCAGGCCAGAATTTATTCTGAAGATGAAGGATCAGCTGCCAACGGAGGATTATATAAAAATATCAATAAAGGGCAGATGGTGAAGCCATTTGAAGCTGCTGCATTGAACCTTCAGGAAAATGAAATTTCAGATCCTATTGAATCAGAATTCGGATTCCACATTATCCAGTTGCTGAAAAGATCAGGTAAAGTGTATGACGCAAGACATATCCTGTTAAAAGCTGTACCAACTGATGATGAGCTTAAAACTGCAAAAGCAAAACTAGACAGTATCAGAGGTCTTATACTAAATGGTAAAATGACATTTAAAGATGCTGCTTTTAAATTCTCAGATGATAAAAGAACGAAGTTCAACGCAGGGGTAATTCCTGGAGCTGATGGTTCTGATAAAATTGAAAGAGAAAGTATTCCGGGTACAATCAGCTACGAATTGGCAGGATTGAACAAGGGAGACATGACTACTGCTTTTGAAGATGAAGAAAACAAAAGAAAGCAGATCAAGATCATTAAAATTGAAGATGTGATTCCTTCCCACCAGATTACACTGGAAACAGATTTCAGCAGAATCAAACAGATGGCGCTGAATAAAAAGAAAAGTGAAATGGTTGAAAAGTTTGTCAACTCTAAGTTACCGACAACTTTTATCTCTATTGACGGACGCTACGACAGCTGTAGCTTTAAGTCTAACTGGAAGAAACAATCCATGGCAAAATAA
- a CDS encoding nitronate monooxygenase family protein, with the protein MSNFIDFNAAKKLHDMETTQNRISHLFNIKYPIIQAGMIWHSGWRLASAVSNCGGLGLIGAGSMYPDILRENIQKCKQATDKPFGVNVPMLYPNIEEIIQIILEEGVKIVFTSAGNPKTYTETLQKEGIKVAHVVSSTKFAVKCEDAGVDAIVAEGFEAGGHNGRDETTTFCLIPNVKKHISKPLIAAGGIALGSQIKAAMILGADGVQIGSRFAATTEASAHENWKKKITELQEGDTHLTLKELAPVRMVKNKFFSELEDIYQIGRNKDALVASLGRARAKRGMFEGDMEDGELEIGQVSALIDEILPVESVFSHLLKEFEETRMPTF; encoded by the coding sequence ATGAGCAATTTTATAGATTTCAACGCTGCAAAAAAACTTCATGATATGGAGACTACCCAAAATAGAATTTCACATCTTTTTAATATCAAATATCCCATTATCCAGGCAGGAATGATCTGGCATTCCGGATGGAGGCTCGCTTCTGCGGTTTCCAATTGTGGTGGATTGGGTTTAATTGGAGCAGGAAGTATGTATCCTGATATCCTGAGAGAAAATATCCAGAAATGTAAGCAGGCTACAGATAAACCTTTCGGGGTAAATGTACCGATGTTATACCCTAATATTGAGGAGATCATTCAGATTATTCTTGAAGAAGGAGTCAAAATTGTATTTACATCAGCAGGTAACCCGAAAACTTATACAGAAACCCTTCAGAAAGAAGGAATAAAAGTAGCTCACGTAGTTTCTTCCACCAAATTTGCTGTAAAATGTGAAGATGCAGGAGTAGATGCTATCGTTGCAGAAGGTTTCGAAGCAGGAGGACACAATGGAAGAGATGAAACAACAACATTCTGTCTTATTCCAAACGTAAAGAAGCATATTTCTAAGCCGTTAATTGCTGCAGGAGGAATTGCTTTAGGTTCACAGATCAAAGCGGCAATGATTCTTGGAGCAGATGGCGTACAGATCGGGTCCCGTTTTGCTGCAACTACAGAAGCCAGTGCTCATGAAAACTGGAAAAAGAAAATTACAGAACTGCAGGAAGGAGATACCCACCTTACTTTGAAGGAACTTGCACCCGTAAGAATGGTTAAAAATAAATTTTTCAGTGAACTGGAAGACATTTATCAGATTGGAAGAAATAAAGACGCTTTGGTTGCCTCATTGGGAAGAGCCAGAGCAAAACGAGGAATGTTTGAGGGAGATATGGAAGATGGAGAGCTGGAAATAGGCCAGGTTTCTGCTCTGATTGATGAAATTCTTCCGGTGGAAAGTGTTTTTAGCCATTTGTTGAAAGAATTTGAAGAAACAAGAATGCCAACTTTTTAA
- a CDS encoding PfkB family carbohydrate kinase, translated as MKLLVVGSVAFDAIETPFGKTDKILGGAATYIGITSSILGVKSGIVSVVGGDFPQEHLDMFTDRGVNIEGIEIVKEGKTFFWSGKYHNDLNTRDTLVTEVNVLENFDPKIPDSMQDAEILLLGNLHPGVQLSVLEKMNNRPKLVILDTMNFWMDSAWDILMDMIAKTDVITINDEEARQLSGEYSLVKAAKKIHTMGPDYVIIKKGEHGALLFHDNKVFAIPALPLEDVFDPTGAGDTFAGGFAAYLAKKEKIDFDTMKSALIVGSAMASFTVEKFGTERIEEVSEADMFSRLRQFKELTTFDVELQ; from the coding sequence ATGAAACTTTTAGTTGTAGGAAGTGTTGCATTTGATGCAATTGAAACACCATTTGGTAAAACGGATAAAATTTTAGGAGGTGCAGCCACTTATATCGGAATCACTTCATCAATTTTAGGCGTTAAATCCGGAATTGTTTCTGTAGTAGGAGGAGACTTTCCACAAGAACATCTGGATATGTTTACAGACAGAGGTGTAAATATCGAAGGAATTGAAATTGTAAAAGAAGGAAAAACATTTTTCTGGTCTGGAAAATACCACAACGATCTGAACACAAGAGATACTTTGGTTACAGAAGTAAATGTGCTGGAGAATTTTGATCCAAAAATCCCGGATTCAATGCAGGATGCCGAAATTTTATTACTTGGAAACCTACACCCCGGAGTTCAGTTATCCGTACTTGAAAAAATGAACAACCGTCCTAAACTGGTAATCCTTGATACCATGAATTTCTGGATGGATTCTGCATGGGATATCCTAATGGATATGATTGCAAAAACAGATGTAATTACCATCAATGATGAAGAAGCAAGACAGCTTTCAGGAGAATATTCTTTAGTAAAAGCAGCTAAAAAGATTCATACAATGGGACCTGATTACGTAATCATCAAAAAAGGAGAACACGGAGCTTTACTTTTCCATGACAATAAAGTATTTGCTATTCCGGCACTTCCATTAGAAGATGTTTTCGATCCAACAGGAGCTGGAGATACTTTCGCAGGAGGTTTTGCAGCATATCTTGCTAAAAAAGAGAAAATAGATTTCGATACAATGAAATCAGCTCTTATCGTAGGATCTGCTATGGCTTCATTCACTGTGGAGAAGTTCGGGACAGAAAGAATAGAGGAAGTAAGCGAAGCAGATATGTTCAGCAGATTGAGACAATTCAAAGAATTAACGACTTTTGATGTTGAACTGCAGTAA
- a CDS encoding alpha/beta fold hydrolase, which translates to MKGRIIDVKGKKLYIEHHNPFEGRPTIVFLHDSLGSVQLWRDFPSKLSEAAQCNILTYDRLGYGKSGPMLTHERPVNYMELEADLLNNVLAEMNIDNAILFGHSDGGTIVLITAAKYPERVKAIICEAGHIFVEDVTLKGVYDAWEAYKTTNLAERLQKYHGDKVEMLFRAWTETWTREDYRSWNIEYLLKDITAPLLFIQGEADEYGTLDQLEKTITQVSGITEKYIIPGIGHTPHKEVPELVLEKATAFISKNS; encoded by the coding sequence ATGAAGGGAAGAATAATTGATGTAAAGGGTAAAAAATTATATATAGAACACCATAATCCGTTTGAAGGCAGACCTACCATTGTTTTTCTGCATGATTCACTCGGTTCAGTACAGCTTTGGAGAGACTTTCCATCCAAATTATCCGAAGCTGCGCAATGCAATATACTTACTTATGACCGTTTGGGATATGGAAAATCAGGTCCGATGCTTACGCATGAAAGACCGGTAAATTATATGGAGCTGGAAGCAGATCTATTAAATAATGTATTGGCTGAAATGAATATCGATAATGCTATTCTGTTTGGGCACAGTGATGGTGGAACAATTGTTTTGATCACCGCTGCAAAATATCCGGAAAGAGTAAAAGCTATTATTTGTGAAGCAGGACATATCTTTGTGGAAGACGTAACTTTAAAAGGAGTTTATGACGCCTGGGAAGCTTATAAAACAACCAACCTTGCAGAACGTTTGCAGAAATATCATGGTGATAAGGTAGAAATGCTTTTCAGAGCCTGGACAGAAACATGGACGCGTGAAGACTACAGAAGCTGGAACATTGAATATCTGCTGAAAGACATTACTGCTCCATTACTATTTATTCAGGGAGAAGCTGATGAATATGGTACATTGGATCAGCTGGAAAAAACAATTACCCAGGTAAGTGGAATCACCGAAAAATATATCATCCCCGGTATCGGGCATACACCGCATAAAGAAGTTCCCGAACTTGTGCTGGAAAAAGCAACAGCGTTTATCAGTAAAAATTCTTAA